Below is a window of Enterococcus gilvus ATCC BAA-350 DNA.
GTCAACGGGTTTTGCGAGAAAGCCTAATTTTCCAAGTACGATCCCGCTTGGAAGATTTTGCTCGTCTGATTCAGAAACCTCCGCAGTCGGCCATGCGGCGTTAATTTCTTGTTTAAACTTAGCTGTCTCACCGACAAAAAATGCCGGTTCCTGAATCTTCTGTAATAAGTCCGTCAATGACATATGCTGATCCGCCATAATAGAGATTAATTTTCCTTGTTCCCAGCGATAGGCGCCTGCGTACACGTTGTTCCGGCGGGCGTCGATCAGAGGAATGATCACTTTTTCGGTTTGAACATTTCCTGCGATAACTGCCAGACTCGACACAGTCGTCAACTGGATTTTCAATGTTTCTGCCAGTGTTTTCGCAGTCGTTACCGCGATTCGGATACCTGTGTAAGAACCTGGTCCCTTTGCTACAACGATTCGATCCAAATCAGCGGGCGTCAGTCCACTTGCCTGCATGACCGATTCGATCGCTGGCATCAAAGTCAAGCTGTGATTCATTTTTCGGTTCAATTGAAAGTGTGCCAGTACTTTCTCGTCCTCTAAGACCGCTACGGCTAATGTTTGATTCGATGTATCCATCGCTAGTAATTTCATAAAAGTTCATTTCCTCGCATTTAAGATAGCCATATTTTAACACAAACCCGATTTGCTTTCCTTAGATTTTTAAACAGCAAAAAACATTTGAAAAGTCTTTTAATAAAAAACTTTACAAATGAAAAGCCAAACAGCTATTTTACTTTCTAAAAAGATAGTAAAAAGGCGTTTGACTTTCCATTTGTAATAGCCATTTCGTTGAAGCAAATTTGATGAAACGCTAGTTGGTCGAATCTCGTTGAATCAGCTTTGTCCCCAGCATGATCTTTCTTGGGACAGGCGCACCCTCTCTAGCTAACTCCAAGACGGTCATTACCGCCAATTCCCCCATCCACTCTGTCTCTACCTTCACCGTCGACAACGCGGGAGAAACATACTTTGCAACACTGACATCGTTGAACCCGATCACCGAGATGTCTTCTGGGACCCGCAGTCCAAATTCTTGGATCGCTTGCATCGCCCCTACAGCCAAAGCATCGCTTGAAGCAAACAAGGCATTTGGAAACTCTTGGTTGTCAGCTAAAAAAGTCGTCATCGCGGCTTTTCCAGCTTCCATTGAAAAGGCGGCCGTCATCGTAAATTCCGGCTTGTACAAATTGATTTGCTGCATCTTTGTTTTAAATGCACGCAGCCGCGGGTCCTCGATCGGCTGAAAATGATGCTTGGTCTGCTCTTCGCCAGAAAGAATACCGATTTTTTGATGCCCGCGTTGGACAAATGAATCAATCACCAGATCCACGCTTTGATCAAAATCGACGACGAGCGAATTGAGTCCTTGAGTCATTCCATCGAAATCCACAAACAATAAATTCTCATCTAAATTCTTCAACTGTCGTATCTGCTCTGCATCAAACTTTCCAAGAGCGATCGTTCCCGTAACCTGAGCATCTGATAATTCTGTCAGCGCCTCTCGCCGAATCTGAATGTTTAATTCTTCGGCTTTTTTTTCGATGCCTAATCGAATGGATAAATAATAAAGATCCGCAAGCTCTTCGGCCTCATCGTACCACTGGACCAGCCGAATCACCGATTTGCTTATTTTGTTGGCGCGTTTGTGCTTGGTATAGTTCAATTCCTCCGCCACCTCAAAGATACGCTGCTTCGTTTCGTGAGCGACGGATAATTCTTGATCGTAATTTAATACACGGGAAACGGTGGCCGGTGACACACCAGCCAGCTTTGCAATATCTCGAATAGTTGCCATCGCGGCTCCCTTCTACAACGTATTGATAAAGCGGGTAAAGCCTTCTTGTCCTTCAACGTCTCGTTTAAAGACACCCGCATCTTCTAATACACGGGCAAACGCAGCGCCAACTGCTTTTTGAACGACGTCTGTAACATTTTCTTGGGTGATCGTATTGACGCGTTTTAATTCATCCGCCCACGCCACGTGATACTCGGCGATTTCATTCGCCTCATTTAATAAATACTTTTCTACTTCTTTAAGCTCTGGTTCCAGACGTGGCGGCAACACAGCAAGACCCATCACTTCAATCAATCCGACGTTTTCCTTCTTGATGTGCTGTACATCAGGATGCGGGTGGAAAATCCCCTCTGGATATTCCTCAGAAACATTGTTGTCCCGCAAAACCAGATCGATTTCAAAAAGCCCCTCTTTTCGGCGCGCGATCGGAGTAATCGTATGATGCGGTGTGCCATCTTCTGATGCTGCTGTAATCTGCAAGGCATCATCCGAATACACTTGCCACTTCTCAAAAATCATTTGAGCGGCTTCAACTAAGTCACGCTGGCTCTTCCCTTGCAAACGGATCACAGACATTGGCCACTTGACGATTCCTGCCGTAACAGTTGGAAAAGCTGACAATTCAATCGTCCGTTCCATCTCAGCCACCGCCATAGGGAATGTGTGACGTCCGCCTTGGTAATGGTCATGAGAGAGGATCGATCCGCCAACGATGGGCAGGTCGGCATTTGATCCCACAAAATAATGAGGCAGGACTTCTGTAATTTTTAACAATCGCTGGAAGGTCGCCTTTGTGATTTTCATCGGACGGTGTTCTTCTGACAAAATGATGCAGTGTTCGTCATAATAAGCGTACGGCGAATATTGGAATCCCCAGCTTTCGCCATCGAGATTCATTCGAATGATCCGGTGATTGGTTCGTGCCGGGTAGTTCAATCGGCCCTTGTAGCCTTCATTTTCCATACACAACATGCATTCCGGATACCCGACTTTCTTCAGCTTCCGTTCCGCGGCGATCCATTTTGGGTCTTTTTCTGGTTTTGACAAATTGATCGTGATCTCTAGCTCGCCATATTCCGTTTTCGCAGGAAAAATGATGTTCCGCGCGATCTCCCGCGTTTTGATGTAGTCGTTGTCTTTGCTGAGTTTAAAGAAATAATCTGTCGCTTGGACAGGATCTTTCGAATAATATTGAGCAAAATACGCATTCACGACAGACGGCGGCGGTGTCATCAGATCCATCAGTTGTGCCTCTAGCATATCTCGCTCCGCCTGATGGTCTGTGATTACTTGATTGTTCTCTGCTTGGATCAGCAGGCGATCGACTAGCGGAACTGCGCTTGTTGAAACACTGCGCAGTTCCGCTTTGGCAAGGGACTCCTCACCGATCATGGCGATGACACGGTTTTCTAAATAGTAACGATCCATCTCCATCCATCCGCCTGACTGAATAGCTAATGTGGTAAAATCTCTAATTGTTTGACTGATCGACACGTGACTTCCTCCTAGTCTTCATAGCCATGTGGATGACTGACATGCCAGTTCCACGCGGTCTCAATGATCGCTTTGATATCTGTATATTCTGGATTCCAGCCCAATGTTTCTTTGACTTTCTCGCTTGAAGCCACCAAACGACTTGGATCTCCTGCTCGACGTGGACCAACCTCCGCAGCAATTTCTTTTCCGGTCACTTCGCGAGCGGCATCCAACATTTCTTTGACAGAATAGCCATTGTTCGAACCAAGGTTGAAGAAATTACTTGGATTTCCAGCGTTTAAGTATTCTAACGCTAAAATATGAGCAGCCGCTAAATCTTCTACTTGCACATAGTCACGGATACACGTACCGTCCGGCGTATCATAATCCTCGCCAAAGATCGTCAAATGGTCTCTCTGGCCCAGTGCCACCTGTAAAATGATCGGTACCAAATGCGTTTCCGGATCATGATCTTCACCAATGCTTGCATCGGCTTTTGCGCCAGCGACGTTGAAATAGCGTAATGCCACATACCGCATCCCATAAGCGTTGTCGCACCATTTCATCATTTTTTCCATCATCAGCTTGCTTTCGCCATAAGGGTTGGTTGGATTTGTGGCTACTTCTTCTGTGATCGGTGAGACACCGGGTTCACCATAGGTCGCTGCTGTAGAAGAAAAGACGATGTTTTTCACTTTGAATTCTTCCATCACTTCCAATAAGCTTTCCATGCCCACCACATTATTGTTAAAATATTTCAATGGCTTTTCCACTGACTCGCCAACTAACGAGCTTGCGGCAAAATGAACGACCCCTTCGATCGATTCTTTCGTAAAAACATCTCGCATAAACGTCTTGTCGCGGCAATCACCTTCATAGAATGTTGCTTTTGGATGGACTGCCTTGCGATGGCCCGTTAATAAATTATCTACTACGACAACCTCATAATTTTGAGAAACCAGCTTATCCACTGTATGAGAACCGATGTATCCTGCACCGCCTAAAACTAAAATTGCCATTTGATTGTCTCCTGTCATTTTTATTTAGTAAACAAATTATAGTTTGTTTACTAAATAAATGCAAGTGAATCTCCCATTCATTAAACTTTCTATTTTTTTGATTTTGCTTCATAATGGAGGTATGGAAGAAGACGTTCTCTTTTGTTAAAAGAGCGCTGACTTTTTTGATTCTTTAGAGGCTCCTTTAGAGATTCTTCTCGGTAAAAGAACCTGATCGAAAACGACAGTTTATGGACGTCTAATGTGAAAAGCAAATGTATTTCTCTGTGGGAAGTACATTCCTTATAACTGAGAAAGGAGTGATGAAACGATGCGTAAATTTGCTTCAGGATTCGTTACTGGTACTTTTGCTGCGGCGGCAGTAGTTGCAGGCGTGGTGATGGGTGTGAAAAAGAAAGTGATCGACCCGATCGAAGAAAAAGAAACAAAAATCGATGAAAATCGTAAAAAAGCACGTAGAAAACGAATCGCTCGTTAAAAAAAAGAAAGCCAAATCGGCTTTCTTTTTTCTATTTATAGATTGATCGTGTGATGCGATTCGCTAATTTGAAAATGCGGTCGTCGCTTTTAGGACGCGGCGAGGTCGCATTCAGCCAGTCCAAGCCTTCCAACGGGATGCCGTAGCAATAAATACAAGACATGACCCGCCCGCTTTGAGTGATGAGTTGATGTGTCTGGCGTTGAACCTTGATCGCTCCAGTCGGATGGTCTTTCCCGTCAAAGCTTATTTGATGTGGCGCCGAATAGCCTTTTTCACGCATTTGGATCAGCAGCGGATTTTTCGTGCGTGTGAAGCTCGTTGCAGGCAACCGCGCCTCGATCAAGCTGCTTCCGACAAACGTCCGCTCAGGGTCCTTCTTACTGTAGGTAATAAATTTCTTGTTCTTTCTTTCCACGACCATCTCAGGCGCTAAAAATGTCACCACGCCGGCTTCCACCAATGCCAATAACTGCTTTTGGCGAATCACGGGCGCACCGATCGTCAAGAAACTGTAGTTCCGATTGAAGCGGCCGAAAAATTCTTCATAGTAGTCCTTTGGTGAAAATCTTTCTTGATCCAGCATATCGTTGAAGGGCTCTTGCACTTCTTTGTACGTATCTATCGCCTTGGCGATGGCGCCTGTTTCATTGCCCAACTCCGCTTCTTCAATGTCTTTTTTTAAATAGGTTTGGATAAACGCTGGAAATTCTGTCGCTGAGACTTCTTTTGCCGGATCAAAAAGCGAGGACCAGTCCAATCGAAGCGCATCAGGAATTTGATACTTCGTTAAAACAGCTTCCCGATCGCCTTTGCGGTATTCCCGTAAAAAGGTCGTTTCATCGATTGCCGTGTCAGCTAATTTTATTTCATAATACGCCAATTCGGCTTCTTTTCGTAATAAATCAACCAGAGCCTCCACGCCGCCGTCAAAGTCTTCCATGAACGGTTGAGTCAATAGCTGCGGCTGCGCATCTTCGCCAGGCTCCTTTTGATTATCGGGACGCGCATGGTAAGGCAAGCCTCTGCCTGAACCAACGATCAGCTGCTGCTCTTTTCCCGTAGGTTCATAGTTCAATCCCGTTTCTTCTTCAATGAAGCGGCCGCCCCATTTAGCGACAAACAAAGCAATATAATCAAAAAAGCTTAATCCTAACCCTCGAAGGATCACACAATCACTCGTGGGAAGCTCTTCAAGCGGGGTGTCGGAGGGGTTCCCCGGTTCTTGGTAAAAGAGTCCGTGTGCTTGCGCGTAAGTTTTATTTTCCGCCTCCTCCTCATTGAGGGAATTTGCAGAATGTCCCGTTGCCAAGACCACATCCGAGACGTGATAGACACGATCTGCTGTCAACGAAATCCCCGTCTCCTCCTCAGTCAGATCAACCACCCGCTCTTTGATCAAAGTAACCGTAACGCTTTCCGGTAAATGCTTCTGTTGCTGGTCGAAAAACCAGCTTTGGTAGACACCATAGTACCGCCGTTGGCAATAGTCATTCTTTCCAAGTGCCCTCTCTGCTGAAAAAGAGTGCTCTTCATCAAAAGAAGAGAGATACTCCGGTGCTTCTGTCTTGTTCCACTCTGCTAAATTTGGGCCTTCGTCTTCAGAAAACAAGGTGACATGCTGCATGACGGTATTCATGATTACTTGATCACTTTGATTTTTGCGCCAGATATTTCCTCCGGGGCCATCAGGATCAAATAGCAGCAGTTCTACTTTTTCTTCTTTGGGTGCTTGCTTGATCAGACGGTCCAAAACGATCAAGCCGTAAGGGCCTGCCCCGATAATTGCGATTCTTTTCATACACATTCCTCATTTTTCGATAGATTCCTTTCTTTTAGAGTAGTGAAAAATGGGGAAATAAGCAAATTAAAAAAGCTTCTGGTGACGGAATCATCAGAAGCTGCATGACTTATTTTAATACCCAGCGCTCAAATGCTTCTTTCACGCCGTCTTCCAAATTCGTTGCTACTGTGTAATCCGCAGCGGCCTTCACTGTCTCACTGGCATTTCCCATCGCCACGCCCGTGCCGGCGAATTCGATCATAGACAGATCATTCTCTGCATCCCCGATGGCCATCACTTCTGAAGGCTCAAGGCCTAAATGTTCACTTAACTCTTTCAATGCCATGCCTTTGCTGGCATTTGCATTCAATACTTCAATGAAATACGGCGTGCTTCGAACGATCGTATATTTTTCAAATAATTCTTTTGGAATTTTTTTGAAGGCCTCGCCTAAAATTTCTGGATCATCGATCATCATCATTTTTACAGCCAGCACGTTCTTCGCGATTTCTTCAGGTGTCCGATAATGAAGCGGCATATTTACTAAATACGACTCTAAAATCGTGTAAGGACTGATGTCGCGGTTGGCTGTGTACATCGACTCTTTATCTGCAAGATGCAAATGCACATCGAGTGACCGTGCCAAATAGTCAATTTCCAAATAATCTTCTCGCGTTAAATTGTGTTCAGCTACCACATCCCAAGTATTGGTGTTCAATACTAACGCACCATTGTAGGTAATGATGTAATCATCCAGCTGATTTAGTCCTAGAACTTCGAGTTGCGCTCTTGTTCCGGATAACGGGCGGCCGGTTGAAAGAACGACATAAATCCCTGCTTCTCGAGCTGCCTTGATGCTCGCCACTACAGGCTGATTGATCTCGTGGTGGTCATTCAGCAATGTTCCGTCTAAATCTATCGCAACCAATTTTATACTCATAATTCTCTCCTAACCTGTTGATAAATTGTCCGCAGTGCTTTTTACAGACATTTATTTGATGTTTCTATACAGCAAACTTTTCAAGATACTTACATGAGAAGTTTCTCAACTTCCATAATAAGCATAAAACAATGCCTCGTCAATTGAATCAGCCGTATCCTCTACCACTGATAAACGTGAAAAAACGGCTGGACACTTGGTCAGCCGTTTGTTGTTAATCCACTTTTTTCTGTTTCACTTTCCCAGTCCACTCTTGAATACCGCCTTTAAGAATGTAAAGATCTGTGTACCCTTTTTTACGAAGCAGATTTGCCGCACGGGCACTGACTGCTTTGTTTTGATCATAAATATAGATCGGTTGATCCTTTCGCAAAGAGGCATACGTTTCTTTAAACATACTGAATGGGAAGCTGCGCGCGCCTAAAATATGCTTTGCATTGAATTCATCTCGTTCACGGACATCAATGATTTGCGCTTTACGCATTCCTGCTTGAAATTCTTCTTGCGTGATGATTTTTGCGGAACGTCGCATCATGATTCGAACGACCAGCTCATACAGACCAAATAAAACAAGTACCGCGATTAATACGATATTGATTTTCCACCAAATTGACATAACTTGATTCCCCTCTACCCTTTTATCTATTTAGCTAATGAAGCAGCGCCGATGACTCCGGCTTCATTGCCCAATTCTGCTAACTTGATTTTCGTGCTTTCACGCACCTGCGGGAACGTGAACTCCTTGAAATAGTTCTCTACGCGGCTGCGCAAGAATTCGCCTGCCGCAGAAACGCCGCCGCCGATAACGATCGTTGATGGGTTCAGTGTATTTCCAAGATTCCCACAAGCCAGACCTAGATAAAATGTCACTTTATCAACGACCATTAATGCAAGGTCATCGCCCTCTTTTTCAGCCAACTCGAAAACATCTTTACTTGTAATGTCTTCCCCATTGTCTAGACGCGCTTTTAATTGTGAGCCGCCTGCGTATTCCTCCGCCAATTGACGTGCTACACGTACCACGCCGGTTGCGCTTGCTACAGTTTCCAGACAGCCGCGCTTGCCACACGTACACTCAAAACCGTTAGGATCCACTGTGACGTGTCCGATCTCACCGGCACAGCCAGCGATTCCGTGAAGCAACTGACCGTTCATAACGATCCCGCCGCCAACACCTGTTCCTAATGTGATGAAGATCACGTCAGGTTCGTTGTCGCCAGCGCCTTTCCAGCGTTCGCCCAATGCTGCCACATTGGCGTCATTGTCGATACTGAATTTGATCTTTGTTCCTTTTTCGATTTCACGTTTTACTTGCTGCAAGGTGGTCCAGTTCAAATTATAGGCACCGATGACTGTTCCCGCCTCGATATCGACGCTGCCGGGTGTTCCCATGCCGATCCCTTCAAATTGCTCTGGTGTCATTCCATATAAAGTCAAATGATGGTTGATTGAATCAATGATGTTCGGCACGATATGCGAACCGTCATCTAAAATGTTTGTCTCAATACTCCATTTTTGCTGAATTTCGCCAGCTTCTGTTAAGATAGCGAATTTTACGGTTGTCCCGCCTAGGTCAATACCTAATAATTTTTTATCCACTCTAGTCACCTTCTCGACTTTCTTCAATGTGATGTTCTCGTTTTAAAATGGCCCAACCTCGTAAATACGTGTCACGATCAATCACGCGACTTTCATATAAATTTTTTAATTCGATCTGCATCAATTCAATATCGTAGATCCGCTTGCCTACGTAAACATAGATCCCGAATTGTTTTAGCAGCTGCTGCACATCGTATAAACTTTCCATCAAACCACATCCCTAATATTATACAGAAAAATCTTCCTTTTTTATAGTCCGATTTTTATTTTCCTTGTTTCTTTCTTCTTAAAGGACAATTCCTGTTCCATTTTATAGCATTGTGTCCTCCCTCGCAAATCGAAGCCTGCTCATTCCTCCAGCATCGCTGCCAATTTGACGATCGTCCTCCAATTTCGTGCGGTCAGATCGTCCGATAGACGCTGCAATTTTGACACCAATTTTGAAAAACGAATACTCTTTTCTGTTAAATAATAGCCATCCTTCGCTGAAATCACCGCAGTTTCCCCCACGTCTGTCAGCGTTTGATTTCCCATGTCTGACCCGGAAAAATAAGCATAGAGATGGGCTACCTTTGGATCTGTACTTTCCGCTGCCGCGATCTCTTCTTTTGTAAAGGGGAGCTTTTGTACCAGCGAGGACATTTCTTCTGCTCTGCGATAAATGACAGGTACAGAAAAACCGAACCGTTCTAAAAAGCCTTCGCTCACGTCCTCTGAAATCTTTTCCAATTCACTGTCACTGGAAAGACGATATTCCCGCTTTGGATATAGCTGCGAACGTCTTTGAAGCCCAGCTCTAAGAATAGTTCTCTCAATTCCTGCATCTTGACACTATTTTTTCCACCTACATTGATCCCGCGAAACAATGCTAGATATCTCATACACTACGCCTTCTTTCATAAAAAAAGCGGACATTTCTGCCCGCCAGTCTTCATAGAAATAGATTAAATTTTCTTAGCCCGAAAAAGACAAACAGGACGATCGCAAAAATGAAGAACATCCCGGACGTCACCCGTGCTCGAGTAGAAAAACGGTCTTGGGCGTGTGGCACAGCAACAGCCCAGCCTGTCAGCGCCCCTCCGATGATTCCTCCTAGATGTCCCCAAATATCGATCGTTGAATCAAATAACCCGAAGACGAGGTTCATCAAAATAAACAAAGCAAATTGCCGTGTTAGTGCTTGAACGGCTCCGTTGTCGCGATAGTGCATTCCGATGACCAAAAAAGCACCAAACAAACCAAAGATCGCCGTGCTCGCGCCGCCTGACAAGGTGGTCGGCTGATTGAAGGCGAAGCTTGCGAAGTTCCCCATCACGCCGCTCAACAGGTAAACGATCGCGAAACGGACATGACCAAAAATCGCTTCACATTGCTGACCCATATAATAGAGGACGACCCCATTCAAGGCAAAATGCGTCAAGCCGAAATGGATGAACATCGGGGTCACAAACCGCCAATATTGATGCTGGAAAACGATGGACGGGGAAAACATCCCCAATTGATTTTCGATCGCTAATCCAGGCAGCAGGTATTGCATTAAAAAAACAACCGTATTGATTGCAAAAAGGGTATACATTACATAAGGTTTCTCTCTTTTCATATACCAACCTCTCTCATTTTGTGATTCTCAATGGAACGAACTAGGCAAGAAATAATTGCTGAATGGGCTGATCGAAGGACTCGGTCTGCCACTCTTCCATCAATTGCTCCGCAAAGACGAAGCTGCATGTCTTTCCTGTATACTCCGCCAAATACCGATCATAGTACCCGCCGCCGAAGCCAATTCGATACCCCGCCCGATTGAATACTAGCCCGGGAACGATCAATAGATCCAGCTCATGAGATTCTGCGACTGCGTCGTGAGCGGGTTCATCAACACCAAAATTGGTCGTGTAAAAGGACGAATCTGACGTAATCCAGTGAAAGACCATTTCACCTTTAGGCAAAGACTTTGGAACAGCGACTCGTTTCTCCGCTTCAAGCGCCCGTTGGATCACTAGCGCGGTAGGAAACTCAAAGGGTGTCGCCATCGTGACCCCGATACTTTTAGCCGTTTTCCAACTGTCGCTGCGGAAAAACTGCTCGTAGATCCGCTCGATTTGCGCCTGTCTTTCTTCCTTCGTCGCAAGGACCTGCAAACGCGTGATAGCACGCTGCCGAAGTTTTTCTTTTTCCATTCATTCACCTTCTTATCTAGAAATACTAACAAACTCAGCACAAAATAAAAAGGGGATTACACCCCTTTAACAAAATCACTAGAAATTTGCCGTGCGATCGTCAAGCCGGCGATCGCATTCACATGCAAATGATCCCCGCTGTCATACATTGGATTTAGCTGGCCTTGACCGTTTTCAACCATGCTTGAAAAATCCCACACATCGGTATAATTTGCCAACAGCCAGCGATTGATCTCTTGGCGCACCGCTTCTTTTCTTTGATCCATTCCAGGATACCCTAAGCAGGGCATCAAGGTGCATAGCTGATACGCGCAATTTTGCTCCTGACAAAGCTGAATCAAATCACCGATCCCTTTTTGGAAGGAAGCCAACGTGAGCGCGCCATTGATCAAGTCGTTTATCCCTATGGACAAAATCACTTTACTTACATTCCGGTGACTCGCCAAACTAGCACGCAACCGCTGCATCGCGGCGAACCCGTAAAACAGCCGCTGCGTTTCCGTTGTAGGCTGATCGCTGGCCGCCTCCAGCAAGCGATTGCCATTGATTCCTTGATTGACGAGAAAAATATTCTGCTTCCGCAAGGTGCGCTGCAAGGGCGTCGTCCAAGTTGCCCCCTCGGTCAAGGAATCCCCCAAGGCAAGGACACAGGTGCCTTCGACCACTGCTTCGATTGCCGCGAGTCCTGAACAAAAATCGGCTGACTCAGGGCTTGCTAAAAAGTCCGCGTCGATTGTCGGAAAGCCGCTCTCACTCCTATTCGTTCGATAATGAAGCTGCCATTTTCTTGCTGAAGAGTCGATCGTCACGGGAGCTGTCGTCACTACCTCACCAGGGGAAAGAGAAAAATCAGGAATACGCTGCTGCTGCTCATTGGTGATCACCGTCAGCTCTTGAATCTGCTGGGTATGACTGCCATAGGTATTCGCAAACACAAAACGAAGGCTCTTTACTGGAGCAATTTGCCGCAACGTTAAATGAACCGCCCTTTCTGATGGGCTGTGTCCGGCAATCCCGCGATGTGCATGACTCCATATCGTCGTCCAATTCATCTGAATTCTCCTTACTTGCTCTTTTTCAGCAATTGTATA
It encodes the following:
- a CDS encoding rhomboid family intramembrane serine protease, yielding MKREKPYVMYTLFAINTVVFLMQYLLPGLAIENQLGMFSPSIVFQHQYWRFVTPMFIHFGLTHFALNGVVLYYMGQQCEAIFGHVRFAIVYLLSGVMGNFASFAFNQPTTLSGGASTAIFGLFGAFLVIGMHYRDNGAVQALTRQFALFILMNLVFGLFDSTIDIWGHLGGIIGGALTGWAVAVPHAQDRFSTRARVTSGMFFIFAIVLFVFFGLRKFNLFL
- a CDS encoding 5-formyltetrahydrofolate cyclo-ligase, which gives rise to MEKEKLRQRAITRLQVLATKEERQAQIERIYEQFFRSDSWKTAKSIGVTMATPFEFPTALVIQRALEAEKRVAVPKSLPKGEMVFHWITSDSSFYTTNFGVDEPAHDAVAESHELDLLIVPGLVFNRAGYRIGFGGGYYDRYLAEYTGKTCSFVFAEQLMEEWQTESFDQPIQQLFLA
- a CDS encoding GDSL-type esterase/lipase family protein translates to MNWTTIWSHAHRGIAGHSPSERAVHLTLRQIAPVKSLRFVFANTYGSHTQQIQELTVITNEQQQRIPDFSLSPGEVVTTAPVTIDSSARKWQLHYRTNRSESGFPTIDADFLASPESADFCSGLAAIEAVVEGTCVLALGDSLTEGATWTTPLQRTLRKQNIFLVNQGINGNRLLEAASDQPTTETQRLFYGFAAMQRLRASLASHRNVSKVILSIGINDLINGALTLASFQKGIGDLIQLCQEQNCAYQLCTLMPCLGYPGMDQRKEAVRQEINRWLLANYTDVWDFSSMVENGQGQLNPMYDSGDHLHVNAIAGLTIARQISSDFVKGV